A portion of the Mycoplasmopsis mustelae genome contains these proteins:
- a CDS encoding APC family permease produces MKKIKGKNFIFYGVNYIVGFGFLATISSVIKTGSYSILVFLITSLIAAGVMLAFSRGSQLYGNEVGGSYVYVKKAFPKNRFFWYVNGWNQFMQAPLFSATAPLFFINIIQLFIKDNSVLQKYSFLIQILALLFFISLTIISALNFKISTKVILWSAVVKWIITGIIFVAVIYLVTQNPTQQFLKADAKVTPYLIISSILTFIYAYGGVEGLAGLSTEVKTKNFRKILLIVFGIIIFIYILFYLLFLFIPVTSSSNSSYTAVILESALGIAGLIIFTVGLLFRQITSTVFSMIYYAKSVAPLSLDGFLPASLGKVAKNGQHRNAVIFSTVISIIAMIIFTILPSLLKVENQFSTILQAGNLVFFLQYLFALIAMLALAYNKKLNLKIPLWEKIIYITVSILIIFIMLVTFIPPILGEAYNASSAIIIGGYVVFMLIGFIFWGLYVLYKEFKSLKTKIEKIEKYIDAQNTTQTELLQQAEKNNLEANQTILWDDQTN; encoded by the coding sequence ATGAAAAAGATCAAAGGTAAGAATTTTATTTTTTACGGAGTTAACTATATCGTCGGTTTTGGTTTTTTAGCAACTATTTCTAGCGTTATCAAAACGGGAAGTTATAGTATCCTTGTATTCTTAATCACCTCCTTAATTGCCGCGGGTGTAATGTTGGCTTTCTCGCGCGGAAGTCAGTTATATGGTAATGAAGTTGGTGGCTCATATGTCTATGTAAAGAAAGCATTTCCTAAAAATAGATTCTTTTGATATGTAAATGGTTGAAATCAATTTATGCAAGCTCCGTTGTTTTCGGCAACGGCACCCTTATTTTTTATAAATATTATTCAATTGTTTATTAAAGATAACTCAGTATTACAAAAATATTCATTTCTGATTCAAATTTTAGCACTGTTATTCTTTATCTCGCTAACAATTATTTCGGCGCTGAATTTCAAAATTTCTACGAAAGTGATTCTATGATCAGCAGTTGTAAAATGAATTATTACAGGAATTATTTTTGTAGCGGTTATTTATCTAGTTACACAAAATCCAACTCAACAATTTCTAAAAGCAGACGCTAAAGTTACACCGTATTTAATTATTAGTTCTATTTTAACTTTTATATATGCTTACGGTGGTGTTGAGGGCTTAGCAGGTCTATCAACTGAAGTTAAAACTAAAAACTTTAGAAAAATTTTATTAATTGTTTTTGGTATTATTATTTTTATTTACATTCTATTTTATTTATTATTTTTATTTATTCCAGTCACTAGTTCTAGCAACTCAAGTTATACTGCCGTGATTTTAGAAAGCGCGTTAGGTATTGCCGGATTAATAATTTTTACAGTTGGTTTATTATTTAGACAAATTACTTCAACAGTATTTTCGATGATTTACTATGCAAAAAGCGTTGCTCCTTTATCTTTAGATGGTTTCTTACCTGCTTCATTAGGTAAAGTCGCTAAAAATGGTCAACACCGTAATGCTGTAATCTTTTCAACTGTAATCTCAATTATTGCAATGATTATTTTTACTATTCTACCTAGTTTACTAAAAGTCGAAAACCAGTTTTCTACCATTTTACAAGCCGGTAATTTAGTGTTCTTTTTACAGTATTTATTTGCACTAATTGCAATGTTAGCATTAGCTTATAATAAAAAATTAAATTTAAAAATTCCACTTTGAGAAAAAATTATTTATATCACAGTAAGTATATTAATCATTTTTATTATGCTTGTAACATTTATTCCGCCAATTTTAGGCGAAGCTTATAATGCTTCGAGCGCGATAATCATCGGTGGTTATGTAGTGTTTATGTTAATTGGTTTTATCTTTTGAGGTTTATACGTACTTTATAAAGAATTCAAATCATTAAAAACCAAGATTGAAAAAATTGAAAAATATATTGACGCACAAAACACTACTCAAACCGAGCTATTACAACAAGCAGAAAAAAATAATTTAGAAGCAAACCAAACTATTTTATGGGACGATCAGACAAACTAA
- a CDS encoding NAD(P)/FAD-dependent oxidoreductase produces MMTKERYDLIIIGGGPAALNAALYASRAELKTMFVEKGSPGGKLVLTNKVENWIGTEIVDGWKLATEFFEHAKKFGAKYKYGEVVSLINHGDLDKEIVLANGESLFAKTVLIATGMKNREPKFIKNFDQFLNRGVSYCAICDGPLFKGHPTLVLGAGNSAVEEGTYLANIASEVHIVIRDADFSAEKRLVKELLSRPNVIVYRNSQIKEINGTDSLESAIIVDKDGNETKIAIASFFPYIGMLPTTTFIKDLDILDSRGFIEVDASMQTRAKGIFAAGDICAKEIRQIVTAASDGAIAAKKISDLINFEE; encoded by the coding sequence ATTATGACAAAAGAAAGATACGATTTAATTATAATTGGTGGTGGGCCAGCGGCTTTAAATGCCGCATTATACGCTTCACGTGCCGAATTAAAAACAATGTTTGTTGAAAAAGGTTCACCAGGTGGAAAATTAGTGTTAACTAACAAGGTTGAAAACTGAATTGGGACCGAAATTGTGGATGGATGAAAACTAGCAACTGAATTTTTTGAACATGCGAAAAAATTTGGTGCTAAATATAAATACGGTGAAGTTGTTTCATTAATTAACCACGGCGATTTAGATAAAGAAATTGTGCTAGCAAACGGAGAGTCTTTATTTGCTAAAACCGTTTTAATTGCTACCGGAATGAAAAATAGAGAACCAAAATTTATTAAAAACTTTGATCAATTCTTAAACCGTGGTGTAAGTTATTGTGCCATTTGTGATGGACCTTTATTCAAAGGACACCCTACTTTAGTTTTAGGAGCTGGAAATTCAGCGGTTGAAGAAGGAACTTATTTAGCAAATATTGCTTCGGAAGTACATATTGTGATTCGTGATGCAGACTTTAGTGCAGAAAAACGCTTAGTTAAAGAATTATTAAGTCGTCCTAATGTGATTGTGTATCGTAATTCACAAATTAAAGAAATTAATGGAACCGATTCTTTAGAATCTGCTATTATCGTTGATAAAGATGGTAATGAAACTAAAATTGCAATTGCTTCATTTTTCCCTTATATTGGGATGTTACCGACTACAACCTTTATCAAGGATTTAGATATCTTAGATTCGAGAGGTTTTATTGAAGTTGATGCCTCAATGCAAACTAGAGCAAAAGGTATCTTTGCGGCCGGCGACATCTGTGCTAAAGAAATTAGACAAATCGTTACTGCAGCTTCAGATGGAGCGATTGCGGCTAAAAAGATTTCGGATTTAATTAATTTCGAAGAATAA
- the lgt gene encoding prolipoprotein diacylglyceryl transferase, which produces MNSADFIPAVAYREGVPAFPLFKINSFEVQIYSLMIMLGYLASILTILFFWKREKLNMDKLYVLILITIPMGILGSRFGYMVEQWIYAPIPFRGSAWWKIWEGGLSIQGGLILTIIVDLWYVYTQRKHLDIRKAASIIIPTILIGQFVGRWGNYANHEVYGKIDWSGNSVLVFGQSFASNMYISDALTDQLGLAGAYRYPLFLYEGLANLIGYILIVWVVNYFGIFKPGTSVGLYLLWYGLLRMAMEPLREEAYGLYQYVALGFVLVGALLFVYYQFWNKVKYNVTIKHKVFKFYSYADEDSYLKYVAATSFSHIFKKLYSYAWFK; this is translated from the coding sequence ATGAATAGCGCAGATTTTATCCCTGCAGTGGCTTATCGCGAAGGTGTTCCCGCCTTTCCATTATTTAAAATCAATAGTTTTGAAGTTCAAATTTATTCGTTAATGATTATGTTGGGTTATTTAGCATCCATTTTAACAATCTTGTTTTTTTGAAAACGTGAAAAATTAAATATGGATAAGTTATATGTATTGATTTTAATAACCATTCCAATGGGGATTTTAGGTTCGCGTTTTGGTTATATGGTTGAGCAATGAATTTATGCACCAATACCGTTTCGAGGTTCGGCTTGGTGAAAAATTTGAGAAGGTGGACTAAGTATTCAAGGGGGATTAATTTTAACGATTATCGTTGATTTATGGTATGTTTATACCCAAAGAAAACACTTAGATATCCGCAAGGCTGCTTCAATTATTATTCCTACTATTTTAATTGGACAATTCGTTGGTCGTTGAGGGAACTACGCTAACCACGAAGTTTATGGAAAAATAGACTGAAGCGGAAACAGTGTTTTAGTCTTTGGTCAATCATTTGCTTCAAATATGTATATTTCAGATGCGCTAACAGATCAATTAGGTTTAGCGGGCGCATATCGTTATCCGTTGTTCTTATACGAAGGACTTGCAAACTTAATTGGTTATATTTTAATTGTGTGAGTGGTAAATTATTTTGGTATCTTTAAACCGGGTACCAGCGTTGGATTGTATTTATTATGATACGGATTGCTACGTATGGCAATGGAACCGCTCCGTGAAGAGGCGTATGGTTTATACCAATATGTTGCCTTAGGATTTGTGTTGGTTGGCGCATTATTGTTTGTATATTATCAATTCTGAAACAAAGTTAAATATAATGTAACTATAAAACATAAAGTCTTTAAGTTTTATAGTTATGCCGATGAAGATAGTTATCTAAAATATGTGGCTGCTACTTCATTTTCACATATATTTAAGAAACTTTATAGTTATGCATGATTTAAATAA
- the hprK gene encoding HPr(Ser) kinase/phosphatase yields the protein MNRIKINAAKIVDSFSLKLINQTPETINWNFIYRPAIKRVGLELAERIENLNSNGNLICWGTSESIWFQSIGKKESLKAIEHIFKTQPPLVVLSRGVMKPALSWIESIANKYHVPVCITNLSSSSITTIIGSYLNNYFCEEVQVHGCLVLVGGTGVLIIGQSGVGKSEAALELVQKGHILISDDSVLIKNNGNLFIGRSPKITRNMLEVRGIGIIDIKYTYGIKAVASSTIIHLVVELVRSDVQNELDRLGIGFLSYPILGRSIKKIQIPIKEGGSVSSLIEAAVSAYLSKHDGLDILREMEKRRLDTDE from the coding sequence ATGAATCGGATTAAAATAAATGCTGCCAAAATTGTTGATTCCTTTAGTTTAAAATTAATCAATCAAACCCCTGAAACAATTAATTGAAATTTTATTTATCGTCCTGCGATCAAACGTGTTGGTTTGGAACTGGCCGAACGTATTGAAAACTTAAATTCTAACGGTAACTTAATTTGTTGAGGAACAAGTGAATCAATATGATTTCAAAGCATTGGTAAAAAAGAATCACTCAAAGCGATTGAACATATTTTTAAGACCCAACCACCATTAGTGGTGCTCTCGCGCGGGGTGATGAAACCAGCACTTAGTTGAATAGAAAGTATAGCGAATAAATATCATGTTCCAGTATGTATCACTAATCTTAGTTCTTCTTCGATTACCACAATTATTGGTTCATATTTAAATAATTATTTTTGTGAAGAAGTTCAAGTGCATGGTTGTTTGGTTTTAGTTGGTGGAACTGGTGTGTTAATTATCGGCCAAAGCGGAGTTGGTAAATCAGAGGCAGCCCTAGAATTAGTGCAAAAAGGACACATTTTAATAAGCGATGACTCGGTTTTAATAAAAAATAACGGAAATTTATTTATTGGTAGATCACCAAAAATTACACGTAATATGTTAGAAGTGCGTGGAATTGGGATTATTGATATTAAATACACTTATGGTATTAAAGCTGTTGCTTCATCTACAATTATTCATTTAGTGGTAGAATTAGTTCGTAGTGATGTCCAAAATGAATTAGATCGCTTAGGAATTGGATTTTTATCGTATCCAATTTTAGGGCGCAGCATTAAAAAAATCCAAATTCCAATTAAGGAAGGTGGATCGGTATCTTCATTAATAGAAGCTGCCGTTAGTGCTTATTTATCGAAACACGATGGATTAGACATCTTAAGAGAAATGGAAAAAAGGAGGTTAGATACAGATGAATAG
- the uvrA gene encoding excinuclease ABC subunit UvrA — protein MKDDVLVIKGARENNLKNVNLTIPKNKLVVFTGLSGSGKSSLAFNTIYEEGRRRYVDSLSSYSRMFLGGTKKPDVDKIEGLSPAISIEQKTVHNNPRSTVGTVTELYDYFRLLFARIGESYCPNHNIKIASQTTKDILQQIYQSAIDAKIAIYAPLIEGEKGTHQNLLEKLKNEGFLRVKIDGDSYLLEDEISLNKNSKHNIDLVILRSILVNEANYNEISSALNVATEKSGGLVKIEFLQTQETKIYSKLYSCIYKDFSISKIEPRMFSFNAPYGMCDNCKGLGLEFKADVDVLIPEQWRSINQGAIKYFANTVNTQNLEWQTFDAMLEHYNIPKDIPFDELNNAQVSRILYGSGTEEIEYVLVSGSGNKYRRRDSVPGIITLIENHYYSTTSENRRDYLKKYMGTFACHLCKGARLNQQALSVRIDKLNIFDYIKMTIEKLLEKIAELQTKLDKNKKSISDLIIKEIWDRLSFLKNVGLEYLTLDRSAESLSGGEAQRIRLATQIGSNLSGVLYVLDEPSIGLHQKDNQKLIQTLKNMVDLGNTLIVVEHDEETIYAADYLVDIGPVAGEKGGEIVASGSLDDIIQSPQSITGKYLSGEWSINIPKMRRGGNGHSIEIKGARENNLKNIDVKIPLGMLVGITGVSGSGKSTLINDILVAGIQHMRGLTEGSIQRKAKFDTIKGLINIDKVVPISQSPIGRTPRSNPATYTGVFDDIRDVYANVAEARARGYNKGIFSFNTPGGRCEKCSGDGYLKIEMHFLPDVYIPCDQCDAKRYNRETLEIKYHDKNINDVLEMSVDQALEFFQTNKKIIEKLQFLQDVGLGYIKLGQMSTTLSGGEAQRVKLATYLQKKPTGKTLYVLDEPTTGLHVHDVKKLIEILERIVEKGDSVLVIEHNLDVIKNCDYLIDLGPDGGVKGGMVVASGTPEEVSKSTKSYTAEFLRQILFK, from the coding sequence ATGAAAGATGATGTTTTAGTAATTAAAGGTGCTCGTGAAAATAATTTAAAAAATGTGAATTTAACAATTCCAAAAAATAAGTTGGTTGTATTTACCGGTCTTAGTGGTAGTGGAAAAAGTTCGTTAGCTTTTAATACAATTTATGAAGAAGGTCGTCGCAGATATGTAGATTCACTGAGTTCATATTCAAGGATGTTTTTGGGTGGGACCAAAAAACCAGATGTAGATAAAATAGAAGGGTTAAGTCCGGCAATTTCTATTGAACAAAAAACCGTGCATAATAATCCACGTTCCACTGTGGGAACTGTGACGGAATTATATGATTATTTTAGATTGCTATTTGCAAGAATTGGTGAATCATATTGTCCGAATCATAATATTAAAATTGCTTCGCAAACTACCAAAGATATCTTACAGCAAATTTATCAAAGTGCTATTGATGCAAAAATCGCGATTTATGCACCTTTGATTGAGGGAGAAAAAGGAACACATCAAAACCTTTTAGAAAAACTTAAAAATGAAGGTTTTTTAAGAGTTAAAATTGATGGTGATAGTTATTTATTAGAGGATGAAATTTCATTAAATAAAAATTCCAAACATAATATTGATTTAGTGATCTTACGTAGTATTTTAGTTAATGAAGCCAATTATAATGAAATTTCTAGCGCTTTAAATGTTGCAACCGAAAAATCAGGTGGTTTAGTTAAAATTGAATTTTTACAAACCCAGGAAACTAAAATATATTCTAAACTTTATTCATGTATTTACAAAGACTTTTCTATTTCTAAAATAGAACCTAGAATGTTTTCGTTTAATGCTCCATATGGAATGTGTGATAACTGTAAAGGATTAGGTTTAGAATTCAAGGCCGATGTGGACGTTTTGATTCCTGAACAATGGCGCAGTATCAATCAAGGTGCAATTAAATATTTTGCAAATACTGTTAATACCCAAAATTTAGAATGACAAACGTTTGATGCAATGCTAGAACATTATAACATTCCTAAAGATATTCCATTTGATGAACTTAATAATGCACAAGTGAGTCGGATTTTATATGGTAGTGGCACCGAAGAGATTGAATATGTCTTAGTTTCTGGAAGTGGAAATAAATATCGTCGCAGGGATAGTGTGCCTGGAATCATTACTTTAATTGAAAACCATTACTACAGCACCACATCAGAAAATCGCCGTGATTATTTAAAAAAATATATGGGTACTTTTGCATGTCATTTATGCAAAGGTGCAAGGCTGAATCAGCAAGCTTTAAGTGTGCGGATTGATAAGTTAAATATTTTCGATTATATCAAAATGACTATTGAAAAACTACTTGAAAAAATTGCTGAGTTACAAACAAAGTTAGATAAAAATAAAAAGTCTATTTCAGATCTAATTATTAAGGAAATTTGAGATCGTTTATCATTTCTAAAAAACGTTGGTTTAGAATATTTAACCCTTGACCGGAGTGCTGAAAGTTTATCTGGCGGTGAAGCACAACGCATTCGTTTGGCTACCCAAATTGGTTCTAATTTATCAGGAGTTTTATATGTTTTAGATGAACCATCAATTGGATTGCATCAAAAAGATAATCAAAAACTGATTCAAACTCTGAAAAATATGGTGGATTTAGGAAATACATTAATTGTAGTAGAACACGATGAAGAAACCATTTATGCAGCCGACTATTTAGTAGATATTGGCCCAGTTGCTGGTGAAAAAGGTGGTGAAATAGTTGCATCTGGTAGTTTAGATGACATCATCCAAAGTCCGCAATCTATAACTGGAAAGTATTTATCAGGTGAATGAAGTATTAATATCCCGAAAATGCGCCGCGGCGGTAACGGACATAGTATTGAAATTAAAGGTGCCCGTGAAAATAATCTAAAGAATATTGACGTTAAAATTCCGTTAGGAATGTTGGTTGGAATAACAGGGGTATCAGGGAGTGGAAAAAGTACTTTAATTAATGATATTTTAGTTGCTGGAATTCAACATATGCGTGGCTTAACTGAAGGTAGTATTCAACGTAAGGCAAAATTTGATACTATTAAAGGTTTAATTAATATCGATAAAGTGGTCCCAATTTCACAAAGTCCAATTGGTCGTACTCCACGCTCTAATCCGGCTACTTATACTGGTGTTTTTGATGATATTAGGGATGTTTATGCTAATGTTGCTGAAGCGCGTGCGCGTGGATATAATAAAGGAATTTTTAGTTTCAATACTCCTGGTGGTCGTTGTGAAAAATGTAGTGGTGATGGTTATTTAAAAATAGAAATGCACTTTTTACCAGATGTTTATATCCCTTGTGATCAATGCGATGCCAAACGTTATAACCGTGAAACCTTAGAAATTAAATATCATGACAAAAACATCAATGATGTCTTGGAAATGAGTGTAGATCAAGCATTAGAGTTTTTTCAAACTAATAAAAAAATTATTGAAAAACTACAATTTTTACAAGATGTTGGACTCGGTTATATCAAGCTCGGACAAATGTCAACTACTTTATCCGGAGGTGAAGCACAACGGGTAAAATTGGCTACTTATTTACAAAAGAAACCGACCGGAAAAACATTATATGTTTTAGACGAACCAACTACCGGATTACATGTGCACGATGTTAAAAAATTGATTGAAATTTTAGAACGCATTGTAGAAAAAGGGGATTCAGTTTTAGTGATCGAACATAATTTAGATGTTATTAAAAATTGTGATTATTTAATTGATTTAGGCCCTGATGGCGGAGTTAAGGGTGGGATGGTAGTTGCTTCTGGAACTCCTGAAGAAGTTTCTAAATCTACCAAAAGCTATACCGCAGAATTTTTAAGACAAATCTTATTTAAATAG
- a CDS encoding S8 family serine peptidase, which produces MNKKLKKLFWITSGVVFATTVSVGYIYLPDNSKTQKTQTLWYEKYQNNKMVVRENKFNLNSANDANDININNHFELKLLLNYEFNDNTNNDFIKQKNHEFIDNIKKQDKLNRLVLNYETSEMMPIVWFYFKNENDRESFLKNIIEKNEIFQAIVFSNKKASQSKSLVSDIEHNDDAEVKDPYFKLDKKINNTNSTFVNFDAQKSREDKRGYANSSSIGVLEVKGTLDADKTEDYKKFGYEIYSDSLKNISHHAQEVSSIAAGEQGFDRFAKLYFASFTSFDSHWMKAIEWFVLNKGVRVINHSYGYNKDHPDYKYNENNFFLDYISRKYGVVNVFASGNGNDNKIKENEWIDGPNASFNNIVVGALDYNKLTKNATDRIADYSNYLLYDDYSDLAKPNVVAPGYLYSRYYYEDDFFKIKKYDDFRGTSFAAPIVSGLISTLLREKRFLDIDSKRLQAIKAIIGASSRTPNIIDKIEYKENGYSKIYGAGIVDFEKMLEATNNIEFKDISKNETGIIMTSKEFFVDKNKHIKGAISWLFNAGILKNKENLPTYNANVNWWWFLGPLGGIIANSIEGFRLTREKDEWYKTHINSERLNLETTNKKQGNNFFTDYDIILQKKDKYGNWYDIDKKNSIKSNDEILEYITSESGTYRFAIKKYADSLFNNSIDDSLALTYTIR; this is translated from the coding sequence TTGAACAAAAAATTAAAAAAATTATTTTGAATAACATCAGGAGTGGTGTTTGCTACAACTGTATCTGTGGGTTATATTTATCTTCCGGATAATTCTAAAACACAAAAGACACAAACACTTTGATATGAAAAATATCAAAATAATAAAATGGTAGTAAGAGAAAATAAGTTTAATCTAAATTCTGCAAACGATGCAAATGATATTAATATTAACAATCATTTTGAATTAAAATTATTATTAAATTATGAATTTAATGATAATACAAATAATGACTTTATAAAACAAAAGAATCATGAATTTATTGATAATATTAAAAAGCAAGACAAATTAAATAGGTTAGTTTTAAATTATGAAACAAGCGAAATGATGCCTATTGTTTGATTTTATTTTAAAAATGAAAATGATCGCGAGAGTTTTTTAAAAAATATAATAGAAAAAAACGAAATTTTTCAAGCAATTGTTTTTTCTAATAAAAAAGCAAGCCAATCAAAATCACTTGTATCAGATATAGAACATAATGATGATGCAGAGGTAAAAGACCCATACTTCAAATTAGATAAAAAAATTAATAATACTAATTCTACTTTTGTAAATTTTGATGCGCAAAAATCAAGAGAGGACAAAAGAGGATATGCTAATAGTTCATCTATTGGTGTTTTGGAAGTAAAAGGTACATTAGATGCTGATAAAACAGAAGATTATAAGAAATTTGGATATGAAATTTATTCTGATTCTCTAAAAAACATAAGTCATCATGCTCAGGAAGTTTCTTCAATAGCAGCCGGAGAACAAGGTTTTGATAGATTTGCAAAATTATATTTTGCATCATTTACTAGTTTTGATTCTCATTGAATGAAGGCGATTGAATGATTTGTTTTAAACAAAGGTGTAAGGGTAATAAATCATAGTTATGGTTATAATAAAGATCATCCTGATTATAAATATAATGAAAATAACTTTTTTTTAGATTACATTTCACGAAAATATGGTGTGGTTAATGTTTTTGCTTCTGGAAATGGTAATGACAATAAAATAAAAGAAAATGAATGAATTGATGGTCCAAACGCATCGTTCAATAATATTGTAGTAGGAGCTTTAGATTATAACAAATTAACAAAAAATGCTACAGATAGAATAGCTGATTACTCAAACTATTTATTATATGATGATTATTCGGACCTTGCTAAACCTAATGTTGTAGCTCCTGGGTATTTATATTCTAGATATTATTACGAAGATGACTTTTTTAAAATTAAAAAATATGATGATTTTCGTGGTACAAGTTTTGCTGCACCAATAGTTTCAGGTTTAATTTCAACTTTATTAAGAGAGAAAAGATTTTTAGACATTGATTCAAAAAGATTGCAAGCTATAAAAGCTATTATAGGTGCTTCATCAAGAACTCCAAATATAATTGATAAAATTGAGTATAAAGAAAATGGATATTCTAAGATTTATGGTGCAGGAATAGTAGATTTTGAAAAAATGTTAGAAGCAACTAATAATATAGAGTTTAAAGATATATCAAAAAACGAAACAGGAATAATAATGACTTCAAAAGAGTTCTTTGTAGATAAAAATAAGCATATAAAAGGTGCTATTTCTTGATTGTTTAATGCTGGTATTTTAAAAAATAAAGAAAACTTACCAACATATAATGCTAATGTTAATTGATGATGATTCTTGGGTCCGTTAGGTGGTATAATTGCGAATTCTATTGAGGGTTTCAGATTAACAAGAGAAAAAGACGAATGATATAAAACACATATTAATTCAGAAAGATTGAATCTTGAAACAACTAACAAAAAACAAGGCAATAATTTCTTTACTGATTATGACATAATTTTACAAAAAAAAGATAAATATGGTAATTGATATGATATAGATAAAAAAAATTCCATAAAATCTAATGATGAAATTTTAGAATATATCACAAGCGAAAGTGGAACATATCGCTTTGCAATCAAAAAATATGCAGATTCACTATTCAATAATTCGATAGATGATAGTTTAGCGTTAACATACACAATAAGGTAG
- the atpC gene encoding ATP synthase F1 subunit epsilon encodes MNKTHLKITAPNGIFYEGDIHIVTLRTANGYIGIQPNRAPLFSSIEIGTLTIGAVDGQPLQSFYIGGGIIYADRSKINIITDDIINAKEIDIKRAQDDVEFLSNSIKNNKDTVDLVKLETKLKKALFRVQTYNLFNK; translated from the coding sequence ATGAATAAAACACATCTTAAGATTACTGCTCCAAACGGAATTTTTTATGAAGGTGATATTCATATCGTTACTCTACGAACCGCTAATGGTTATATCGGGATTCAACCTAACCGTGCTCCATTATTTTCTAGTATAGAAATCGGTACTTTAACTATTGGTGCTGTTGATGGTCAACCGTTACAAAGTTTTTATATTGGTGGTGGGATTATTTACGCAGACCGTAGTAAAATTAATATTATTACCGATGATATTATTAATGCAAAAGAAATCGATATCAAACGCGCCCAAGATGATGTTGAATTTTTATCAAATAGTATTAAAAATAATAAAGATACCGTAGATTTAGTAAAATTAGAAACCAAACTTAAGAAAGCACTCTTTCGTGTTCAAACATATAATTTATTCAACAAATAG